The Panthera leo isolate Ple1 chromosome C2, P.leo_Ple1_pat1.1, whole genome shotgun sequence genome window below encodes:
- the CCK gene encoding cholecystokinin, producing MNGGVCLCVLMAVLAAGALAQPVPAADPAGPGAQQEEEALRRQLRAVQKVDGEPRAHLGALLARYIQQARKAPSGRMSVIKNLQSLDPSHRISDRDYMGWMDFGRRSAEEYEYPS from the exons ATGAACGGAGGCGTGTGCCTGTGCGTGCTGATGGCTGTACTGGCGGCGGGCGCCCTGGCGCAGCCGGTACCCGCGGCGGACCCTGCGGGCCCAGGGGcgcagcaggaggaggaagcgCTCCGGCGGCAGCTGAGGGCCGTGCAGAAGGTGGACGGCGAGCCCCGAGCGCACCTGGGCGCGCTGCTGGCCAGATACATCCAGCAGGCCCGGAAAG CTCCTTCTGGCCGAATGTCCGTCATTAAGAACCTGCAGAGCCTGGACCCCAGCCACAGGATAAGCGACCGGGACTACATGGGCTGGATGGATTTTGGCCGGCGCAGTGCTGAGGAGTACGAGTACCCGTCCTAA